A genomic region of Raphanus sativus cultivar WK10039 chromosome 6, ASM80110v3, whole genome shotgun sequence contains the following coding sequences:
- the LOC108833355 gene encoding uncharacterized protein LOC108833355 → MSFSSDDAADKLVEDTFDQHVDKLIEDLYFFILVLYEGRSVQVMSFSTDDAADKLIKQINKPKRRAYIERHREQGHEDLWNDYFSENPTYPPEIFRRRFRMTKPLFFTIVDRLSNEVPYFRQRRNAHGRYGLSALQKCTAAICMLAYGQSGDTYDEYLRLGESTALLCLEKFNEAIIQFFGDEYLRKPTPADLQRLLDIREVRGFPGMIGSIDCMHWEWKNCPRSWRGQYTRGHGKPTIVLEAVASQDLWIWHAFFGLPGTLNDINVLDRSQVFSDIIQGRAPKVNFTVNGHNYRMAYYLTDGIYPKWSTFIQSIPLPQGLKAELFAEKQESARKDVERAFEVLQSRFAIVKNPALLWDKEKIGKIMRTCVILHNMIVENERKIYILSDTSEFESGESSRSSQVEISQPTDSPSNFVNRHGIQAQIRDQQKHDRLKVDLVENIWQKFGNLDE, encoded by the coding sequence ATGTCTTTCTCATCAGATGATGCAGCAGATAAACTAGTTGAAGATACGTTTGACCAACATGTTGATAAACTaattgaagatttatattttttcattttggttttgtATGAAGGAAGAAGTGTTCAAGTGATGTCTTTCTCAACAGATGATGCAGCAGATAAACTTATTAAACAAATTAACAAGCCGAAGAGACGAGCTTATATCGAAAGACATAGGGAGCAAGGCCACGAAGACCTTTGGAACGACTATTTCAGTGAAAATCCTACATACCCACCAGAAATATTTAGGCGGCGTTTTCGAATGACGAAACCATTGTTCTTTACCATTGTCGATCGCCTGAGTAATGAAGTTCCATACTTTCGTCAAAGACGAAATGCTCACGGAAGGTACGGCCTATCTGCACTTCAAAAGTGTACTGCGGCTATATGTATGCTAGCATATGGTCAATCAGGAGATACGTATGACgaatatctccgacttggtgagaGTACCGCACTTTTATGTTTGGAGAAGTTCAACGAAGCGATAATACAATTTTTTGGAGATGAGTATCTACGAAAACCTACACCAGCTGATCTTCAACGATTACTCGATATCAGAGAGGTACGAGGATTTCCGGGAATGATAGGcagcatcgactgtatgcattgggagtggaaaaacTGCCCAAGGTCTTGGAGAGGGCAGTACACACGAGGTCACGGAAAGCCGACCATTGTCTTAGAGGCTGTGGCATCACAggatctttggatatggcacgcaTTTTTCGGTTTACCAGGTACCCTAAACGATATTAATGTTCTCGATCGGTCACAAGTTTTTTCTGACATTATACAAGGTCGAGCTCCTAAAGTTAATTTCACGGTCAACGGCCACAATTATCGTATGGCGTACTACCTTACAGACGGAATCTATCCGaaatggtcaacatttatcCAATCCATCCCACTACCTCAAGGTCTTAAAGCTGAGCTTTTTGCTGAAAAACAAGAATCCGCCAGAAAAGATGTTGAACGTGCTTTCGAAGTTTTGCAATCGAGGTTTGCAATAGTAAAAAATCCTGCTCTACTATGGGACAAGGAAAAGATTGGAAAGATTATGAGAACTTGTGTCATACTACACAATATGATAGTAGAGAACGaacgaaaaatatatattttgtctgATACATCTGAGTTCGAGTCGGGAGAGTCAAGCAGGAGTTCACAGGTGGAAATCTCGCAACCTACGGACTCTCCTTCCAACTTCGTTAATAGGCATGGCATTCAAGCTCAAATTCGGGATCAACAAAAACATGATCGTTTGAAAGTcgatttagttgaaaatatatggcaaAAATTTGGTAATCTAGATGAATaa
- the LOC130495588 gene encoding glutathione S-transferase T3-like, with the protein MEHPPQTSQSSLQRRKWSTKEDVVLISAWLNTSKDAIVSTDQKAGAFWKRIVDYVNASPLLSGALPREWSQCKQRWGRINEQVCKFVGCYEAAVREQASGQNENDVMKAAHDIFFNDIGIKFTLEHCWRELRFDQKWKSLGVSKEGPKEKRKEAAEVVAEEEGAEVWPPGVKACKAAKRKRQGYDEIHSMLAVKKEIQQQKLLERLLAKDPTHLSANEITLMDKLISEMI; encoded by the coding sequence atggAACATCCTCCCCAAACCTCCCAAAGCTCTCTTCAAAGAAGAAAGTGGTCAACCAAAGAAGACGTTGTGCTCATCAGCGCTTGGTTGAACACCAGCAAGGATGCCATCGTGAGCACTGACCAGAAGGCCGGAGCGTTTTGGAAGCGCATAGTGGATTACGTCAACGCAAGCCCTCTGCTCAGTGGCGCCCTTCCTAGAGAATGGAGTCAGTGTAAGCAGAGGTGGGGAAGAATCAATGAGCAGGTGTGCAAGTTTGTGGGCTGCTATGAAGCAGCAGTGAGGGAGCAAGCGAGTGGCCAAAACGAGAATGATGTCATGAAGGCTGCCCATGACATCTTCTTCAATGACATTGGCATCAAGTTCACACTTGAACATTGTTGGAGGGAACTTCGGTTCGATCAGAAATGGAAATCACTCGGTGTTTCCAAAGAAGGTCCCAAGGAGAAAAGGAAGGAAGCTGCGGAGGTGGTGGCTGAGGAGGAAGGTGCGGAGGTTTGGCCTCCTGGTGTCAAGGCTTGCAAAGCAGCCAAACGCAAGAGGCAAGGTTATGATGAGATACATAGCATGCTTGCTGTGAAAAAGGAGATACAGCAACAGAAACTCCTAGAGCGTCTCCTTGCCAAAGACCCTACCCATCTATCTGCAAACGAAATCACACTCATGGACAAACTCATTTCTGAAATGATTTGA
- the LOC130496540 gene encoding GTP cyclohydrolase 1-like has translation MNLLDEELEVENGVKNGCFPLAFELEPETIAIQEAVRVILKGLGEDLNREGIKKTPFRVAKALRQGTRGYKQKVQDFVQSALFPETGLDDGQAGGVGGLVVIRDLDHYSYCESCLLPFQVKCHIGYVPSGQRVLGLSKFSRVADVFAKRLQKPQRLAEEICSALQHWVEPSGVAVVLQCSHPHRGFVEVTVSSGSGGFEDESSDLWCEFLSLLKFKGVKLSRDVSVVEDWCPFGIEDSSDTDSEMVSAVVSVLRALGEDPARKELVSTPTRYLKRMMKFQKVNFEMKLNRFDCKLKERRLSCETNIKFWSMCEHHLLPFYGVVHIGYFCGAGPKPVERSLVESIVKFYGFKLQVQERMTRQIAETLSPQVNGDIIVVVEAEHTCMISRGIEKFGSSTATVAVLGRFSSDLSARTKFLESIQKT, from the exons ATGAACTTATTAGATGAAGAGCTGGAGGTTGAGAACGGGGTGAAAAACGGTTGCTTTCCGCTTGCTTTCGAGTTAGAACCAGAGACCATAGCGATCCAAGAAGCTGTCAGAGTCATATTAAAAGGTCTTGGTGAAGATCTCAATCGTGAAGGCATTAAAAAGACTCCCTTTCGTGTCGCCAAGGCTCTCCGACAAGGAACCAGAG GTTATAAACAGAAAGTACAAGACTTTGTACAGAGTGCTCTGTTTCCAGAAACAGGGTTGGACGATGGGCAAGCAGGAGGAGTGGGAGGTCTCGTTGTTATCCGAGATCTAGACCATTACTCTTACTGTGAATCTTGCTTGCTTCCTTTTCAAGTCAAGTGCCACATAGGATACGTCCCTTCTGGGCAACGTGTTCTTGGCCTGAGCAAATTCTCTAGAGTCGCCGACGTTTTCGCTAAGCGGCTACAAAAGCCTCAGCGTTTAGCTGAGGAGATTTGCTCTGCTCTGCAGCATTGGGTGGAACCTTCTGGAGTCGCTGTGGTTCTCCAGTGCTCTCATCCCCACCGTGGTTTTGTGGAGGTAACGGTTAGTTCCGGTTCAGGGGGGTTTGAGGATGAGAGTTCTGATCTTTGGTGTGAGTTTCTGAGTCTTTTGAAGTTCAAAGGCGTGAAACTGAGTAGAGATGTCTCTGTGGTGGAAGACTGGTGCCCGTTTGGTATTGAAGACTCTTCAGATACAGACTCAGAAATGGTTTCAGCTGTGGTCTCTGTTCTGAGAGCTTTAGGAGAAGATCCCGCAAGGAAAGAGCTAGTTTCCACTCCAACGAGGTACCTTAAACGGATGATGAAGTTCCAGAAAGTTAACTTTGAGATGAAGCTGAACAGGTTCGACTGCAAACTCAAGGAGAGAAGGCTGAGTTGTGAGACGAATATCAAGTTTTGGTCAATGTGTGAGCACCATTTGCTTCCTTTCTATGGAGTTGTGCATATTGGCTACTTCTGTGGTGCTGGACCAAAACCTGTTGAGAGGTCGCTGGTGGAGTCTATTGTAAAGTTTTATGGGTTTAAGCTTCAAGTGCAAGAGAGGATGACTAGGCAAATAGCGGAGACATTGTCGCCACAGGTTAATGGGGATATAATCGTGGTGGTGGAAGCTGAGCATACTTGTATGATCTCTAGGGGGATTGAGAAGTTTGGGAGTAGCACAGCTACAGTTGCGGTTTTAGGTCGGTTTTCGAGTGACCTTTCTGCAAGAACTAAGTTCCTAGAGAGTATTCAGAAAACATAA
- the LOC108833356 gene encoding chalcone synthase-like — MLMGALWLDEIRKAQRADGPASILAIGTANPPNQVIQAEYPDYYFRITNSDHMTDLKEKFKRMCDKSMIRKRYMHLTEEFLKDNPNVCAFIAPSLDVRQDILVTEVPKLGKEAAVKAIKEWGQPKSKITHLVFCTTSGVDMPGADYQLIKLLGLSPSVKRVMMYHQGCFAGGTVLRLAKDIAENNRGSRVLIVCSEITVVTFRGPSETHLDSLVGQSLFGDGAAALIVGSDPDTIVGEKPIFEMVSAAQTILPDSEGAIEGHLKEVGLTFHLLKTVPALISNNIEKCLQEAFKPLGISDWNSLFWIAHPGGPAILDNVEIKLGLKAEKMKATRHVLSEYGNMSSACVFFILDEMRRKAAEDGAVTTGEGLEWGVLFGFGPGLTVETVVLHSVPL, encoded by the exons ATGTTGATGGGTGCCTTGTGGTTGGATGAGATCAGAAAGGCACAAAGAGCGGATGGACCAGCAAGCATCTTGGCCATAGGCACGGCCAACCCTCCCAACCAAGTGATCCAAGCAGAGTATCCAGACTACTACTTCCGCATCACCAACAGTGACCACATGACCGACCTCAAGGAGAAGTTCAAGCGCATGT GCGACAAATCAATGATAAGGAAACGTTACATGCACTTGACTGAAGAGTTTCTCAAGGACAACCCTAACGTATGCGCCTTCATAGCTCCTTCCTTGGACGTTAGGCAAGACATCCTGGTGACCGAGGTCCCTAAGCTAGGCAAAGAGGCTGCAGTGAAGGCTATCAAGGAGTGGGGCCAGCCAAAGTCCAAGATCACTCATCTAGTCTTCTGCACCACCTCTGGTGTGGACATGCCTGGTGCTGACTACCAGCTCATCAAGCTCCTTGGCCTCTCTCCTTCTGTTAAGCGTGTCATGATGTACCATCAAGGCTGCTTTGCTGGTGGTACTGTCCTCCGTTTGGCTAAGGACATAGCTGAGAACAACCGCGGCTCTAGAGTACTTATTGTTTGCTCTGAGATTACTGTGGTCACCTTCCGTGGGCCCTCGGAGACCCACCTTGACTCCCTTGTTGGACAGTCTCTTTTCGGTGACGGTGCCGCTGCACTCATTGTTGGTTCAGACCCTGACACCATTGTGGGAGAGAAGCCAATCTTTGAGATGGTGTCTGCTGCACAGACCATCCTTCCTGACTCTGAAGGAGCCATAGAAGGACATCTGAAGGAGGTGGGACTCACCTTCCATCTCTTGAAGACTGTCCCCGCTCTCATCTCAAACAACATTGAGAAGTGTCTACAAGAAGCGTTTAAACCTCTAGGGATAAGTGACTGGAACTCTCTCTTCTGGATAGCTCACCCTGGTGGCCCAGCCATCTTGGACAACGTTGAGATAAAGCTAGGACTAAAGGCAGAGAAGATGAAGGCCACTCGTCATGTCCTCAGCGAGTATGGAAACATGTCCAGCGCCTGTGTCTTCTTCATACTTGACGAGATGAGGAGGAAGGCAGCAGAGGATGGTGCAGTCACAACAGGAGAAGGGTTGGAGTGGGGTGTCTTGTTTGGTTTTGGGCCAGGTCTCACAGTAGAGACAGTCGTCTTGCACAGCGTTCCTCTCTGA